From one Humulus lupulus chromosome 8, drHumLupu1.1, whole genome shotgun sequence genomic stretch:
- the LOC133794742 gene encoding microtubule-associated protein 70-5: MVGHDHEEHFSSEELSLYTDPVVLELNRLKNLLREKERELGVAHGEIKSLRATETLKDKAVEELKNEVQKMDEKVSVTENLLEHKNLEIKRLTNDKKDALAAQFAAEAALRRVHTNQKDDDSLPLASVIAPLEAEIKMYKSEIAALQEDKKALERHTKSKESALLEAERILRSALERALIVEEVQNQNFELRRQIEICQEENRILEKTNRQKVLEVEKLSQTIQELEEVVLAGGVAANAIRDYKRQIEELNEEKRTLERELARAKVSANRIATVVANEWKDENDKVMPVKQWLEERRLMQADMQRLKDKLTVSERTAKAEAQLKEKFKLRLKTLEGGLKQVSPFPNNPNVFSGSPKTEKSSNILAFLTSSGGLRKRSTSQPRASTFIRSSSPRQTDAEKETAVAELKGDNNSRKKTGSGENTTKKSLWASRSKVVDSGEKENTEIRENNNVNNSDRAVSGEHRTKGSDNGESPNQPAHTNSEDLVSGFLYDRLQKEVICLRKFCEAKESDLSSKDQEIKILMKKVDALTKAMEAESKRMKREAAAREKEAASAKVDDNRKSRVINYSKRVTK, encoded by the exons ATGGTGGGTCATGATCATGAAGAACACTTCAGTTCTGAGGAGCTTTCTCTATACACGGACCCTGTTGTCTTAGAACTCAATCGTTTGAAAAATCTTCTCAGAG AAAAGGAAAGGGAGTTGGGGGTTGCTCACGGTGAAATCAAGTCACTGAGAGCAACTGAAACTCTTAAAGATAAGGCAGTGGAAGAG CTCAAGAACGAGGTTCAAAAAATGGATGAAAAAGTCTCTGTCACTGAAAATCTTCTCGAGCACAAG AATCTTGAAATCAAGAGACTAACAAATGACAAAAAAGACGCGCTGGCCGCACAATTTGCTGCTGAAGCAGCTCTTAGAAGGGTGCATACAAATCAGAAGGATGATGACTCTCTTCCTTTGGCTTCTGTTATTGCTCCTCTTGAGGCTGAAATCAAAATGTACAAGAGTGAG ATTGCAGCCCTCCAGGAAGATAAGAAGGCTTTGGAACGCCACACCAAGTCAAAAGAATCAGCTCTGCTTGAAGCAGAAAGGATTTTGCGAAGTGCTTTAGAAAGAGCTTTGATAGTTGAAGAGGTTCAAAACCAGAACTTTGAGTTGAGGAGACAGATTGAGATCTGCCAG GAAGAGAATAGAATCCTTGAGAAAACAAACCGCCAAAAGGTTCTGGAGGTGGAAAAGCTTAGCCAAACCATTCAAGAACTTGAGGAGGTTGTTCTAGCTGGAGGAGTTGCAGCCAATGCTATTCGTGACTACAAACGACAGATAGAAGAATTGAAT GAGGAAAAGAGGACTCTAGAGCGAGAACTTGCAAGAGCAAAAGTTTCAGCAAACCGCATAGCAACTGTGGTGGCCAATGAGTGGAAGGACGAAAATGATAAAGTTATGCCAGTTAAGCAGTGGCTGGAAGAAAGAAGACTTATGCAG GCAGATATGCAACGGTTGAAAGATAAACTAACTGTGTCAGAGAGAACAGCTAAGGCAGAGGCACAACTGAAG GAAAAATTTAAGCTGAGGTTGAAGACGCTAGAAGGTGGGCTAAAGCAAGTTTCACCTTTTCCCAACAATCCTAATGTCTTTAGTGGATCTCCCAAAACAGAAAAGTCCAGCAACATCTTAGCCTTTCTAACAAGCTCTGGAGGCCTTAGGAAGAGATCAACATCGCAGCCAAGGGCATCCACTTTTATTAGAAGCTCTTCTCCTAGACAGACAGATGCAGAAAAAGAAACAGCTGTTGCAGAACTTAAAGGAGACAATAACTCGAGGAAGAAAACTGGTTCTGgggaaaatacaacaaaaaaaagtTTATGGGCATCCAGAAGTAAAGTTGTTGACAGTGGCGAGAAAGAAAACACAGAAATACGGGAAAATAACAATGTCAACAACAGTGATAGAGCAGTTTCTGGAGAACATAGAACTAAAGGCAGTGACAATGGAGAATCACCAAACCAACCAGCTCATACAAACTCTGAAGATTTGGTCTCAGGGTTTCTGTATGATAGACTTCAAAAGGAGGTGATTTGTTTAAGGAAATTTTGTGAAGCCAAAGAGAGTGATTTGAGTTCTAAAGATCAAGAAATAAAG ATTCTTATGAAGAAGGTTGATGCATTAACAAAAGCCATGGAAGCAGAGTCAAAGAGAATGAAAAGAGAAGCTGCAGCCAGAGAGAAAGAAGCTGCATCAGCTAAGGTTGATGACAACAGAAAGAGTAGAGTAATTAACTACTCTAAACg GGTGACA
- the LOC133795064 gene encoding uncharacterized protein LOC133795064 produces MDIPPQLIQYKYHLAIAISVSVAISLVLYAAPRLTTLVAYFWPLFASTTLFVVAIIAFTGVSQLAVEAHRGDNKAGEDIVDYVAGQQEHDHEDRQSFELKAD; encoded by the coding sequence ATGGATATCCCACCACAGCTTATTCAGTACAAATACCACTTGGCCATAGCAATTTCGGTTTCGGTAGCGATTTCTTTAGTGCTTTACGCGGCGCCTCGGTTGACAACGTTAGTGGCCTACTTTTGGCCCTTGTTCGCCTCCACAACTCTATTCGTGGTCGCTATAATCGCCTTCACCGGCGTATCTCAGCTCGCCGTCGAAGCACACCGTGGCGATAATAAGGCTGGTGAAGATATCGTTGACTATGTCGCAGGGCAGCAAGAACATGACCATGAAGATCGTCAAAGTTTTGAGTTGAAAGCTGATTAG